From the Ruania alkalisoli genome, one window contains:
- a CDS encoding DUF3618 domain-containing protein encodes MSGESEQKRKRTAAEIEADLAATREELTHTVDQLSQRVDPRRQAQEAKEKAQAGVTSFVEGLKSGDPKAIGIAGAAAAAALAIVGLSLSRRKK; translated from the coding sequence GTGAGCGGCGAGAGCGAGCAGAAGCGCAAGCGCACCGCAGCGGAGATCGAAGCGGACCTGGCTGCCACCCGCGAGGAACTGACCCACACCGTCGACCAGCTCTCGCAACGGGTCGACCCGCGTCGCCAGGCGCAAGAGGCCAAGGAGAAGGCCCAGGCCGGAGTGACGTCCTTCGTCGAGGGGCTCAAGAGCGGCGACCCCAAGGCCATCGGCATCGCCGGTGCAGCAGCGGCGGCGGCCCTTGCGATCGTTGGCCTCTCGTTGAGTCGCCGCAAGAAGTGA
- a CDS encoding enolase C-terminal domain-like protein, with protein sequence MSEAAPVLAKAPWPSRRGTHITAVRTFLTAPENGIPYCVVRIETNQPGLYGLGCVSDPQRTHAVRTVLDDYLGPLLIGRDPADITDIQQLLQLSGYWRNGSVTNHAVGAVDIALWDIKGKDAGLPLYELFGGRVRTGAALYGHAHGSEIDEVIEQVRAYQAEGFEHVRAQVAAPGVDTYGSKTGSEQARLRQRTRDLPWDETGYLQIVPEMFARLRAAVGPEVKLLHDAHERLTPVQAIRFARELEPYDLFFLEDVLAPEDLEWFAELRQATVVPLAVGELINDPAKFVALAQRRLIDFARIRIGCVGGITVARKLIGLCEFYGVRTALHGPGDVGPLAHAANVAIDVTAPNFGVQEYTQFSEATREVFPGTLVATDGMLVPSDQPGLGIDFDEAAAARHPSPKPLEHDRWALLRRRDGSVTRP encoded by the coding sequence ATGTCCGAGGCAGCACCGGTCCTGGCGAAGGCCCCGTGGCCAAGTCGACGTGGCACGCACATCACCGCCGTGCGCACGTTCCTGACCGCGCCGGAGAACGGCATCCCCTACTGCGTCGTCCGGATCGAAACCAACCAGCCGGGCCTGTACGGGCTCGGATGCGTCTCGGACCCCCAGCGAACCCACGCAGTGCGCACGGTGCTGGACGACTACCTCGGTCCCCTGCTGATCGGGCGGGACCCTGCGGACATCACGGACATCCAGCAATTGCTGCAGCTCAGTGGCTACTGGCGCAACGGGTCGGTGACCAACCACGCCGTCGGTGCCGTGGATATCGCCCTGTGGGACATCAAGGGTAAGGACGCCGGCTTGCCGCTATATGAGCTCTTCGGCGGTCGCGTGCGCACGGGCGCGGCGCTCTATGGACATGCGCACGGTAGCGAGATCGACGAGGTCATCGAACAGGTGCGTGCATACCAGGCCGAGGGCTTCGAGCACGTACGGGCCCAGGTTGCCGCACCCGGGGTCGACACCTACGGCAGCAAGACCGGATCGGAGCAAGCGCGACTGCGTCAGCGCACCCGGGACCTGCCGTGGGATGAAACGGGATATCTCCAGATCGTGCCCGAGATGTTCGCGAGGCTGCGAGCGGCCGTGGGACCGGAGGTCAAGCTGCTGCACGACGCCCATGAGCGGCTCACCCCGGTACAGGCGATCCGTTTCGCGCGGGAGCTCGAGCCCTACGACCTGTTCTTCCTCGAGGACGTGCTGGCCCCCGAGGACCTGGAGTGGTTCGCGGAGCTGCGGCAGGCCACCGTGGTGCCGCTTGCCGTGGGGGAGCTCATCAACGACCCGGCCAAGTTCGTCGCGCTCGCCCAGCGCCGGCTGATCGACTTCGCTCGCATCAGAATCGGCTGCGTGGGTGGCATCACGGTCGCTCGCAAGCTCATCGGGCTGTGCGAGTTCTACGGCGTCCGCACCGCGCTGCACGGCCCCGGTGACGTCGGGCCGCTCGCCCACGCGGCCAACGTCGCGATCGATGTCACTGCACCAAACTTCGGGGTGCAGGAGTACACCCAGTTCAGCGAGGCTACCCGGGAGGTGTTCCCCGGGACGTTGGTGGCCACAGACGGCATGCTTGTGCCGTCGGACCAACCGGGCCTAGGTATCGACTTCGATGAGGCTGCGGCGGCTCGGCACCCTTCACCCAAGCCGCTCGAGCACGACCGGTGGGCGCTCCTCAGGCGACGGGACGGATCAGTCACGCGCCCCTGA
- a CDS encoding phage holin family protein, with the protein MNESRTTSGAAGEPSIGSLVGKLSETFSRLIRDELQLVQAQIAEKGKSVGAGAGLFAGAAVFGLFGFGWLLFTAYFALAGTALPEWAAALIVAGALLVIAAILALVGKTLIAKGPTPQPKESVMKDVEAIKQGVGK; encoded by the coding sequence GTGAATGAGAGCAGGACGACCTCAGGGGCGGCCGGAGAGCCGTCCATCGGTTCCCTCGTCGGGAAGCTCTCGGAGACCTTCTCCAGGCTGATCCGCGACGAGTTGCAGTTGGTACAGGCCCAGATTGCAGAGAAGGGCAAGTCCGTGGGTGCCGGGGCGGGCCTGTTCGCCGGGGCGGCCGTGTTCGGCCTGTTTGGCTTCGGATGGCTGCTCTTCACCGCCTACTTCGCTCTCGCGGGCACCGCGCTGCCTGAGTGGGCGGCGGCGCTGATCGTGGCGGGCGCTCTGCTGGTGATAGCGGCGATCCTCGCACTGGTGGGCAAGACGCTGATCGCGAAGGGCCCCACCCCACAGCCCAAGGAGAGCGTGATGAAGGACGTCGAGGCGATCAAGCAGGGAGTGGGCAAGTGA
- a CDS encoding DUF3073 domain-containing protein produces MGRGRQKAKQTKVARKLKYYSPETDYQALERELSSSSTQTDLADRYDVPPAEDVDDEWQAPPHRP; encoded by the coding sequence ATGGGGCGCGGCCGTCAGAAGGCAAAGCAGACGAAGGTCGCTCGGAAGCTGAAGTACTACAGCCCCGAGACTGACTACCAGGCGCTCGAGCGCGAGCTGTCCTCGTCGTCGACTCAGACGGACCTCGCAGATCGGTACGACGTACCGCCTGCCGAGGACGTCGACGACGAATGGCAGGCTCCCCCGCACCGCCCTTGA
- a CDS encoding NAD-dependent epimerase/dehydratase family protein: MRVVVTGAAGNVGLHVTQELLRQGMRVRAVDRQACPEELHGLPRLQWHQGSADDERLLEQVMDGSDAVAHLAAVPHPQDEDPLNMVATNVLSTFATLHAAAEAGITRVAVSSSMSIYGMAWTPHRFSPEYLPLDEGHPQRPHDPYAVTKQTDESMAAMMHRRHGMDLVCLRMPFTNSGEILRQRIQLDQAEPGGVGAKELWGWLDARDAARAFHRALTVPVHGYHALNVAAPTTTVETDTNELLARFHPDTQIRTAVSGPQGLIDTRRAERVLGFVPEHDWRDMWPDLAEAASAVAPR; this comes from the coding sequence ATGCGAGTCGTAGTCACCGGGGCGGCGGGCAACGTCGGCCTGCACGTCACCCAAGAACTTCTGCGTCAGGGGATGCGGGTACGTGCCGTGGACCGCCAAGCGTGCCCCGAGGAACTCCACGGCCTCCCACGCCTGCAATGGCATCAAGGAAGCGCCGACGATGAGCGCCTACTGGAGCAGGTGATGGACGGAAGCGACGCCGTCGCGCACCTAGCCGCGGTGCCGCACCCGCAGGACGAGGATCCACTGAACATGGTAGCCACGAACGTGCTCTCCACCTTCGCTACCCTGCACGCGGCCGCTGAGGCAGGAATCACACGAGTAGCCGTATCGTCGAGCATGTCGATCTACGGCATGGCCTGGACACCACACAGGTTCTCGCCAGAGTACCTGCCATTGGACGAAGGGCACCCACAGCGCCCGCACGACCCCTACGCGGTCACCAAGCAGACCGATGAGTCCATGGCCGCGATGATGCATCGACGCCACGGCATGGACCTCGTGTGCCTGCGCATGCCGTTCACCAACTCGGGGGAGATCCTGCGTCAGCGCATCCAGCTCGACCAGGCCGAGCCCGGTGGCGTGGGCGCGAAGGAACTTTGGGGTTGGCTCGACGCGCGGGATGCAGCGCGCGCCTTCCACCGTGCCCTGACCGTGCCGGTGCATGGCTACCACGCGCTGAACGTCGCTGCACCGACCACCACAGTCGAGACGGACACGAACGAACTGTTGGCCCGGTTCCACCCGGACACGCAGATCAGGACGGCGGTGTCCGGACCCCAGGGGCTCATCGACACTCGAAGGGCCGAACGCGTCCTCGGGTTCGTACCCGAGCACGACTGGCGCGACATGTGGCCAGATCTCGCAGAAGCCGCATCGGCCGTGGCGCCGAGATGA